One region of Vitis vinifera cultivar Pinot Noir 40024 chromosome 1, ASM3070453v1 genomic DNA includes:
- the LOC100262984 gene encoding pre-mRNA-splicing factor ATP-dependent RNA helicase DEAH10 isoform X1, whose product MTNNNNNNIPVNEMHWPLVDKADKKKPKIRDLPYCQGNRKQRLEQQRKALPIASVEKRLVEEVQKNDTLIIVGETGSGKTTQLPQFLLNGGFCHDGKIIGITQPRRVAAVTVAKRVAEECGVELGQKVGYSIRFEDVTSSSTRIKYMTDGLLLREALLDPFLSRYSVIIVDEAHERTIHTDVLLGLLKNVQNARSRSINKCLNIENTEANYGKLLKRENDANCVSILKRCQGVKFPSLKLIIMSASLDARGFSEYFGGARSVYIQGRQFPVDIFYTHHAEPDYVDAALITIFQIHLEEGPGDILVFLTGQEEIESVERLVQERLRQLPEGSQKLLTVPIFSSLPSEQQMKAFMPAPAGFRKVILATNIAETSVTIPGIKYVIDPGVVKARTYNAHTGIESLDIVKTSKAQALQRSGRAGRERPGKCFRLYPESEFGQLADSTEPEIKRCNLSNVILQLKALGVDDIIGFDFLEKPSRMAIVKSLEQLFLLGAITDDSKLSDPIGHQMARLPLDPVYSKALILASQFNCLEEMLIAVAMLSVESIFYTPREKLEEARTAMKCFSSPEGDHITLINVYRASDEFVEKIKQGNDKEKTEKKLRKWCKENFINSRSLRHARDIHSQIRRHAEQMGLCVASCGDDMLQFRRCLAASFFLNAALKQPEGTYRALASGQSVRIHPSSVLFRTKPECIIFNELVQTNHCYIRNITRIDFLWLPELAPQYYAVQN is encoded by the exons GAAGCAAAGGCTTGAACAACAGAGAAAGGCTCTTCCAATAGCTTCAG TTGAGAAACGACTTGTGGAGGAAGTCCAAAAGAATGACACACTGATAATTGTTGGTGAAACTGGAAGCGGAAAAACAACAC AGTTACCTCAGTTTCTACTCAATGGTGGATTTTGTCATGATGGAAAAATCATTGGGATCACTCAACCCAGACGCGTTGCAGCTGTCACTGTTGCAAAACGGGTAGCTGAAGAGTGTGGTGTTGAGTTGGGTCAAAAGGTTGGATATTCCATAAGATTTGAGGATGTTACTTCTAGTTCAACGAGGATCAAGTATATGACAGATGGATTGCTACTAAG GGAAGCATTACTGGATCCATTTCTCTCTAGGTATTCAGTTATCATTGTTGATGAAGCTCATGAGAGAACCATTCACACTGATGTGTTGCTGGGCTTATTGAAAAATGTACAAAATGCAAGGTCAAGATCTATCAATAAATGTCTTAATATTGAAAATACGGAGGCAAACTATGGCAAACTGTTGAAGAGAGAAAATGATGCTAACTGTGTCAGTATTCTCAAGAGATGCCAAGGTGTAAAATTCCCTTCCTTGAAGTTGATCATAATGTCTGCCAGCTTGGATGCACGGGGTTTCTCTGAGTACTTTGGTGGTGCAAGATCTGTATACATTCAAGGGCGACAGTTTCCTGTGGATATTTTTTATACCCATCATGCTGAGCCAGATTATGTAGATGCAGCCTTAATTACTATATTTCAG ATTCATTTGGAGGAGGGCCCTGGTGATATACTTGTATTTTTGACTGGGCAAGAAGAGATTGAATCTGTTGAGAGACTTGTGCAAGAGCGACTTCGGCAATTACCTGAAGGAAGTCAAAAGCTTCTAACTGTTCCCATATTCTCATCTCTCCCCTCAGAACAGCAAATGAAAGCTTTCATGCCAGCTCCAGCTGGGTTCCGTAAG gtaatATTGGCAACAAATATTGCTGAGACATCGGTTACAATACCTGGAATCAAGTATGTTATAGATCCTGGAGTGGTGAAAGCGCGCACTTACAATGCACATACGGGGATTGAGTCATTGGATATTGTTAAAACGTCAAAAGCACAGGCTCTTCAAAGGAG TGGACGTGCAGGGCGTGAAAGACCTGGGAAGTGCTTTCGGCTCTACCCAGAGAGTGAATTTGGACAACTTGCAGATTCTACAGAGCCAGAGATCAAGCGTTGCAACCTCTCAAATGTCATTTTGCAGCTTAAGGCTTTAGGTGTGGATGATATTATTGGGTTCGACTTCTTGGAAAAACCATCAAG GATGGCTATTGTCAAATCATTGGAGCAGTTGTTCTTGCTAGGTGCTATAACAGATGATTCTAAGCTGTCAGATCCTATTGGGCATCAAATGGCTCGTCTGCCTTTAGACCCTGTTTATTCCAAAGCTCTCATCCTAGCTAGTCAGTTCAACTGTTTGGAAGAAATGTTGATAGCTGTGGCAATGCTCTCAGTGGAATCTATTTTTTATACCCCTCGTGAGAAGTTAGAAGAG GCGAGAACTGCGATGAAATGCTTTTCAAGTCCAGAGGGGGACCATATTACCTTGATTAATGTATACCGGGCCTCTGATGAGTTTGTAGAGAAGATCAAGCAGGGAAATGATAAAGAAAAGactgaaaaaaaattgagaaagtgGTGCAAAGAAAATTTCATCAATAGTCGGTCTCTGAGGCATGCTCGTGACATTCACAG TCAAATTCGACGACATGCTGAACAAATGGGTCTTTGTGTTGCTTCTTGTGGAGATGACATGCTTCAGTTTCGCAGATGCCTTGCTGCTTCCTTCTTCCTCAATGCCGCTTTGAAGCAACCTGAGGGTACATACAG GGCATTGGCAAGTGGTCAGTCGGTGCGGATCCATCCTTCTTCTGTGTTATTCCGGACAAAGCCAGAGTGTATAATTTTCAATGAACTAGTGCAAACTAATCATTGCTACATTCGCAACATAACTAGAATCGATTTCTTGTGGCTACCTGAACTTGCTCCTCAATACTACGCTGTGCAGAATTAG
- the LOC100262984 gene encoding pre-mRNA-splicing factor ATP-dependent RNA helicase DEAH10 isoform X2, giving the protein MTNNNNNNIPVNEMHWPLVDKADKKKPKIRDLPYCQGNRKQRLEQQRKALPIASELPQFLLNGGFCHDGKIIGITQPRRVAAVTVAKRVAEECGVELGQKVGYSIRFEDVTSSSTRIKYMTDGLLLREALLDPFLSRYSVIIVDEAHERTIHTDVLLGLLKNVQNARSRSINKCLNIENTEANYGKLLKRENDANCVSILKRCQGVKFPSLKLIIMSASLDARGFSEYFGGARSVYIQGRQFPVDIFYTHHAEPDYVDAALITIFQIHLEEGPGDILVFLTGQEEIESVERLVQERLRQLPEGSQKLLTVPIFSSLPSEQQMKAFMPAPAGFRKVILATNIAETSVTIPGIKYVIDPGVVKARTYNAHTGIESLDIVKTSKAQALQRSGRAGRERPGKCFRLYPESEFGQLADSTEPEIKRCNLSNVILQLKALGVDDIIGFDFLEKPSRMAIVKSLEQLFLLGAITDDSKLSDPIGHQMARLPLDPVYSKALILASQFNCLEEMLIAVAMLSVESIFYTPREKLEEARTAMKCFSSPEGDHITLINVYRASDEFVEKIKQGNDKEKTEKKLRKWCKENFINSRSLRHARDIHSQIRRHAEQMGLCVASCGDDMLQFRRCLAASFFLNAALKQPEGTYRALASGQSVRIHPSSVLFRTKPECIIFNELVQTNHCYIRNITRIDFLWLPELAPQYYAVQN; this is encoded by the exons GAAGCAAAGGCTTGAACAACAGAGAAAGGCTCTTCCAATAGCTTCAG AGTTACCTCAGTTTCTACTCAATGGTGGATTTTGTCATGATGGAAAAATCATTGGGATCACTCAACCCAGACGCGTTGCAGCTGTCACTGTTGCAAAACGGGTAGCTGAAGAGTGTGGTGTTGAGTTGGGTCAAAAGGTTGGATATTCCATAAGATTTGAGGATGTTACTTCTAGTTCAACGAGGATCAAGTATATGACAGATGGATTGCTACTAAG GGAAGCATTACTGGATCCATTTCTCTCTAGGTATTCAGTTATCATTGTTGATGAAGCTCATGAGAGAACCATTCACACTGATGTGTTGCTGGGCTTATTGAAAAATGTACAAAATGCAAGGTCAAGATCTATCAATAAATGTCTTAATATTGAAAATACGGAGGCAAACTATGGCAAACTGTTGAAGAGAGAAAATGATGCTAACTGTGTCAGTATTCTCAAGAGATGCCAAGGTGTAAAATTCCCTTCCTTGAAGTTGATCATAATGTCTGCCAGCTTGGATGCACGGGGTTTCTCTGAGTACTTTGGTGGTGCAAGATCTGTATACATTCAAGGGCGACAGTTTCCTGTGGATATTTTTTATACCCATCATGCTGAGCCAGATTATGTAGATGCAGCCTTAATTACTATATTTCAG ATTCATTTGGAGGAGGGCCCTGGTGATATACTTGTATTTTTGACTGGGCAAGAAGAGATTGAATCTGTTGAGAGACTTGTGCAAGAGCGACTTCGGCAATTACCTGAAGGAAGTCAAAAGCTTCTAACTGTTCCCATATTCTCATCTCTCCCCTCAGAACAGCAAATGAAAGCTTTCATGCCAGCTCCAGCTGGGTTCCGTAAG gtaatATTGGCAACAAATATTGCTGAGACATCGGTTACAATACCTGGAATCAAGTATGTTATAGATCCTGGAGTGGTGAAAGCGCGCACTTACAATGCACATACGGGGATTGAGTCATTGGATATTGTTAAAACGTCAAAAGCACAGGCTCTTCAAAGGAG TGGACGTGCAGGGCGTGAAAGACCTGGGAAGTGCTTTCGGCTCTACCCAGAGAGTGAATTTGGACAACTTGCAGATTCTACAGAGCCAGAGATCAAGCGTTGCAACCTCTCAAATGTCATTTTGCAGCTTAAGGCTTTAGGTGTGGATGATATTATTGGGTTCGACTTCTTGGAAAAACCATCAAG GATGGCTATTGTCAAATCATTGGAGCAGTTGTTCTTGCTAGGTGCTATAACAGATGATTCTAAGCTGTCAGATCCTATTGGGCATCAAATGGCTCGTCTGCCTTTAGACCCTGTTTATTCCAAAGCTCTCATCCTAGCTAGTCAGTTCAACTGTTTGGAAGAAATGTTGATAGCTGTGGCAATGCTCTCAGTGGAATCTATTTTTTATACCCCTCGTGAGAAGTTAGAAGAG GCGAGAACTGCGATGAAATGCTTTTCAAGTCCAGAGGGGGACCATATTACCTTGATTAATGTATACCGGGCCTCTGATGAGTTTGTAGAGAAGATCAAGCAGGGAAATGATAAAGAAAAGactgaaaaaaaattgagaaagtgGTGCAAAGAAAATTTCATCAATAGTCGGTCTCTGAGGCATGCTCGTGACATTCACAG TCAAATTCGACGACATGCTGAACAAATGGGTCTTTGTGTTGCTTCTTGTGGAGATGACATGCTTCAGTTTCGCAGATGCCTTGCTGCTTCCTTCTTCCTCAATGCCGCTTTGAAGCAACCTGAGGGTACATACAG GGCATTGGCAAGTGGTCAGTCGGTGCGGATCCATCCTTCTTCTGTGTTATTCCGGACAAAGCCAGAGTGTATAATTTTCAATGAACTAGTGCAAACTAATCATTGCTACATTCGCAACATAACTAGAATCGATTTCTTGTGGCTACCTGAACTTGCTCCTCAATACTACGCTGTGCAGAATTAG